In the Piscinibacter sp. XHJ-5 genome, one interval contains:
- a CDS encoding MarR family transcriptional regulator, producing MLTSPYTAEQETTVAAVDQSCLSHLLGYQLVQADIPLKRTFLKHIGEPLRLRPVEFTILVLLAFNPGITGKQLAQALAVTAPNITILLDKMSDKGLLERVRSETDRRAQNIHLTAAGEKLARRAHAVSLTMEQDVLRHLSEGERVLLLELLQKVARHRRV from the coding sequence ATGCTGACCTCGCCGTACACCGCCGAGCAGGAGACCACGGTTGCCGCCGTCGACCAGTCGTGCCTGTCGCACCTGCTCGGCTACCAGCTGGTGCAGGCCGACATCCCGCTGAAGCGCACCTTCCTCAAGCACATCGGCGAGCCGCTCCGGCTGCGTCCGGTGGAGTTCACCATCCTCGTGCTGCTCGCCTTCAATCCCGGCATCACCGGCAAGCAGCTGGCGCAGGCGCTGGCGGTGACGGCCCCCAACATCACCATCCTGCTCGACAAGATGAGCGACAAGGGGCTGCTCGAGCGGGTGCGCAGCGAGACCGACCGGCGGGCGCAGAACATCCACCTCACGGCGGCCGGGGAGAAACTGGCGCGGCGCGCCCACGCCGTCTCGCTGACGATGGAGCAGGACGTGCTGCGCCATCTGAGCGAAGGCGAACGCGTGCTGCTGCTCGAGCTCCTGCAGAAGGTCGCCAGGCATCGTCGCGTCTGA
- a CDS encoding Bug family tripartite tricarboxylate transporter substrate binding protein — MDRRQFITAAGAFAATLPGLALAQALENARIICGFPAGGTTDAVSRRIADKLRGGYSKVMLVENKPGAGGRIGVEELRRSPPDGTSLLLTPAAMITLYPHVYTKLPYGIDDVTPVCTACRISFAFGVGPGVPESVKDIKDFLAWAKANPTQANYGTPGAGSPPHLLGMLLAKESGVPLSHVPYRGSAPGLQDLLGGQVASMSSPIGDYLPYIKTGKLRVLATSGPKRSAFTPEVATYTEQGFKALEMQEWYGFFLPGKAPADVVNRAASAIRAAVQQPDVAEAFTQLGFEPFANTPAELAKAVKDENAAWGPIVKRVGFTPET, encoded by the coding sequence ATGGACCGCAGACAGTTCATCACCGCCGCCGGCGCATTCGCGGCGACCCTTCCGGGCCTGGCTTTGGCGCAAGCGCTGGAGAACGCGCGCATCATCTGCGGCTTCCCGGCCGGCGGCACCACCGACGCCGTGTCCCGCCGGATTGCCGACAAGCTGCGCGGCGGCTATTCGAAGGTCATGCTGGTCGAGAACAAGCCCGGCGCGGGTGGGCGCATCGGCGTGGAGGAGCTGCGACGCAGCCCGCCCGACGGCACCTCGCTGCTGCTCACGCCGGCCGCGATGATCACGCTGTACCCGCATGTCTACACCAAGCTGCCCTACGGCATCGATGACGTCACGCCGGTCTGCACCGCGTGCCGCATCAGCTTCGCCTTCGGCGTGGGCCCCGGTGTTCCAGAGTCGGTGAAGGACATCAAGGACTTCCTCGCCTGGGCCAAGGCCAACCCGACGCAGGCGAACTACGGCACGCCGGGCGCCGGCTCGCCGCCGCACCTGCTGGGCATGCTGCTGGCCAAGGAAAGCGGCGTGCCGCTGAGCCATGTGCCCTACCGCGGCTCCGCCCCGGGCCTGCAGGACCTCCTGGGCGGCCAGGTGGCGTCGATGTCGTCGCCGATCGGCGACTACCTGCCCTACATCAAGACCGGCAAGCTGCGCGTGCTGGCCACTTCGGGGCCGAAGCGCTCGGCCTTCACGCCCGAGGTCGCCACCTACACCGAGCAGGGCTTCAAGGCGCTGGAGATGCAGGAGTGGTACGGCTTCTTCCTGCCCGGCAAGGCGCCGGCCGACGTGGTCAACCGTGCCGCCTCGGCCATCCGCGCCGCCGTGCAGCAGCCCGACGTGGCCGAGGCCTTCACGCAGCTCGGCTTCGAGCCGTTTGCCAATACGCCGGCCGAGCTGGCGAAGGCGGTGAAGGACGAGAACGCGGCATGGGGGCCGATCGTCAAGCGCGTGGGGTTCACGCCGGAAACCTGA
- a CDS encoding TonB-dependent receptor, translating to MGSSAARSAFAVVGAVWVHVVLAQAPADAELPRVVVTGARASLAGAQQIKQDKLEIVDAVVADDIAKLPDFSVTEALQRVTGVQITRDRGEGGTVTIRGLTQMETLLNGREVFTAGTGRNFDFADIAAELVAGIDVYKTSSAAQLEGGLGGIIDLRTRRPFDFAGRQALASARLIHGDLAGSSEPQLSLLASQRWALAGAGEFGALVNLSVQRRAFREDQKGTGEPVALNDLVAGRTVRAPNGTSETTSVGERKRTAAHVALQWRPSPALELYGEASHAELRTDQESHQVGVVPCQRPACPAAAPAFVPGSVTLFPGTDDLRSITWTQVPMSILSFARDTVDRTRQAAVGGIWTRDALTLKADLSRTTSFNHLFFSGPFLAATAGEFTHDLSGGVPGTQVTGTDLLDPSALRYTGLAYRTRPFEGDLTAFRVDAQLRVEEGWIRRLSAGVRHARRGASNAPGLIFADAAVTGLTAADRPSFVMPNPYRFFPGVGSPSLHDFLVGNLATARDAAGLREAFGITAPIPAAANPLSLWTIEEQTDAAHAMVEFQAARLPVDGNVGLRMVRTREAVTGSQSLPASGGVGPIAIGSRYTDWLPSVNLRWRPAPGWVLRAAASKTLTRPNFDQLSPSLTLVPNPINPSLNQGGSGNPSLKPVRADNFDIAAERYFGPATSVVATVFVKKVDGFVTTVSSPEVHDGATYQVSRPQNSDAADIKGVELGYQQFYDGLPGWLRGFGVQANYTYIDSEAPNNALGIVLPLQNLSRHSVNLVGIYERGQVSARLAYNWRDKFLSGLANVVGIGALPIYTRGYGWLDASLRYQASERVSLALEGTNLTRTRRGAYYGVETRPQGHWLNDRQLSLSATIRF from the coding sequence ATGGGCTCGAGCGCTGCACGTTCGGCATTCGCGGTGGTCGGCGCCGTGTGGGTCCATGTTGTGCTCGCGCAGGCGCCGGCCGATGCCGAGCTGCCGAGGGTGGTCGTCACCGGCGCTCGCGCCAGCCTGGCCGGCGCCCAGCAGATCAAGCAGGACAAGCTCGAGATCGTCGACGCGGTGGTGGCCGACGACATCGCCAAGCTGCCCGACTTCAGCGTCACCGAAGCGCTGCAGCGGGTCACCGGCGTACAGATCACGCGCGATCGCGGCGAGGGCGGCACGGTGACCATCCGCGGCCTGACGCAGATGGAGACACTGCTCAACGGCCGCGAGGTGTTCACCGCGGGCACCGGCCGCAACTTCGACTTCGCGGACATCGCGGCCGAGCTGGTGGCGGGCATCGATGTCTACAAGACCTCGTCGGCGGCGCAGCTCGAAGGCGGGCTCGGCGGCATCATCGACCTGCGCACGCGTCGTCCCTTCGATTTCGCCGGCCGGCAGGCCCTCGCCTCGGCGCGACTCATCCACGGCGATCTCGCGGGAAGCAGCGAGCCTCAGCTCTCGCTGCTCGCCAGTCAGCGATGGGCGCTTGCCGGTGCCGGCGAATTCGGTGCGCTGGTCAACCTGTCGGTGCAGCGCAGGGCGTTCCGCGAAGACCAGAAGGGCACCGGCGAGCCGGTCGCGCTGAACGATCTGGTCGCCGGCCGCACGGTGAGGGCGCCGAACGGGACCAGCGAGACCACCAGCGTGGGTGAGCGCAAGCGCACCGCGGCCCATGTCGCGCTGCAGTGGCGACCGTCGCCGGCGCTCGAGCTCTACGGCGAGGCCAGCCATGCCGAGCTGCGCACCGACCAGGAATCGCATCAGGTCGGCGTGGTGCCGTGCCAGCGTCCGGCCTGCCCGGCCGCCGCGCCGGCCTTCGTGCCCGGCAGCGTCACGCTCTTCCCGGGGACCGACGACCTGCGCAGCATCACGTGGACCCAGGTGCCGATGTCCATCCTGAGCTTCGCCCGCGACACGGTGGACCGCACCAGGCAGGCGGCGGTCGGCGGAATCTGGACCCGCGATGCGCTGACGCTGAAAGCGGACCTGAGCCGCACCACGAGCTTCAACCACCTGTTCTTCAGCGGTCCTTTCCTCGCGGCAACGGCAGGCGAGTTCACCCACGACCTGTCGGGCGGCGTCCCCGGCACGCAGGTCACCGGCACCGATTTGCTGGACCCTTCGGCGCTGCGCTACACCGGCCTCGCGTACCGGACCCGGCCGTTCGAAGGCGATCTGACCGCGTTCCGGGTGGATGCGCAGCTGCGCGTGGAGGAGGGCTGGATCAGGAGGCTGTCGGCCGGCGTGCGCCACGCCCGGCGCGGCGCTTCGAATGCACCTGGCCTGATCTTCGCCGACGCGGCGGTGACGGGCCTGACGGCCGCCGACCGCCCGTCGTTCGTGATGCCGAATCCCTACCGGTTCTTTCCGGGCGTCGGCTCGCCGAGCCTGCACGACTTTCTCGTCGGCAACCTCGCCACCGCACGCGACGCCGCGGGACTGCGCGAGGCTTTCGGCATCACGGCACCCATCCCGGCGGCTGCCAACCCGCTCAGCCTGTGGACCATCGAGGAGCAGACGGATGCCGCCCATGCGATGGTGGAGTTCCAGGCGGCGCGCCTGCCCGTCGACGGCAATGTCGGCTTGCGGATGGTGCGCACCCGCGAGGCCGTGACCGGCAGCCAGTCGCTGCCGGCGAGCGGCGGCGTGGGCCCCATCGCGATCGGCAGCCGCTACACCGACTGGCTGCCCAGCGTGAACCTGCGCTGGCGTCCGGCACCGGGCTGGGTGCTTCGCGCAGCCGCCTCGAAGACGCTCACGCGACCCAACTTCGATCAGCTCTCGCCGTCGCTGACGCTGGTGCCCAATCCGATCAATCCGTCGCTCAACCAGGGCGGCTCCGGCAATCCGTCGCTCAAGCCGGTGCGTGCGGACAACTTCGACATCGCCGCCGAGCGCTACTTCGGTCCCGCCACCTCGGTCGTCGCGACGGTCTTCGTCAAGAAGGTCGACGGCTTCGTCACCACGGTGAGCAGCCCGGAGGTGCACGACGGCGCGACCTATCAGGTGAGCCGCCCGCAGAACAGCGATGCCGCCGACATCAAGGGCGTGGAGCTCGGCTACCAGCAGTTCTACGACGGCCTTCCGGGCTGGCTGCGCGGCTTCGGCGTGCAGGCGAACTACACCTACATCGACAGCGAAGCGCCGAACAACGCGCTGGGCATCGTGCTGCCGCTGCAGAACCTGTCGCGCCACAGCGTCAACCTCGTCGGCATCTACGAACGCGGCCAGGTGTCCGCGCGGCTGGCCTACAACTGGCGCGACAAGTTCCTGAGCGGCCTGGCGAACGTGGTCGGCATCGGCGCGCTGCCCATCTACACGCGCGGCTACGGCTGGCTCGATGCGTCGCTGCGCTACCAGGCCAGCGAGCGCGTTTCGCTGGCGCTCGAGGGTACCAACCTGACGCGCACGCGGCGCGGGGCCTACTACGGCGTCGAGACACGGCCGCAGGGCCACTGGCTCAACGACCGCCAGCTCAGCCTCAGCGCGACGATCCGGTTCTGA
- a CDS encoding SDR family NAD(P)-dependent oxidoreductase, protein MRLEGTAALVTGGGSGLGAATARELARQGAKVAVLDVNPDGAAQVAREIGGLALRCDITSTESLQQALAAAREAHGPARILMNVAGIGGARRVIGKDGSPMPIEDFKRVIDVNLVGTFNAIRLAAAEMVKLEALEDGARGVIVNTASVAAYDGQIGQEAYAASKGGLVSLTLPLARDLAQWGVRVATIAPGLFLTPLLHQLPQDVQQSLAASIPFPKRLGKPEEFAELAAHIVRNDHLNGEVIRLDGALRMAPR, encoded by the coding sequence ATGAGACTCGAAGGAACGGCCGCGCTGGTGACCGGCGGCGGCTCCGGCCTCGGCGCCGCGACCGCACGCGAGCTGGCGCGCCAGGGCGCGAAGGTGGCGGTGCTCGACGTCAATCCCGACGGCGCCGCGCAAGTGGCCCGGGAGATAGGCGGTCTCGCACTGCGCTGCGACATCACGTCGACCGAGAGCCTGCAGCAGGCGCTGGCGGCCGCGCGCGAGGCGCACGGACCGGCGCGCATCCTGATGAACGTCGCCGGCATCGGGGGCGCCAGGCGGGTCATCGGCAAGGACGGCTCGCCGATGCCGATCGAGGACTTCAAGCGCGTGATCGACGTCAACCTGGTCGGCACCTTCAACGCGATCCGCCTCGCCGCGGCCGAGATGGTCAAGCTCGAGGCGCTCGAGGACGGCGCGCGCGGGGTCATCGTCAACACCGCATCGGTGGCCGCCTACGACGGCCAGATCGGGCAGGAGGCCTATGCGGCCTCGAAGGGCGGGCTGGTGTCGCTCACCTTGCCGCTCGCCCGCGACCTGGCGCAATGGGGCGTGCGCGTCGCGACCATCGCACCGGGGCTGTTCCTCACGCCGCTGCTGCACCAGCTGCCGCAGGACGTGCAGCAGTCGCTGGCCGCATCCATTCCCTTCCCCAAGCGGCTGGGCAAGCCGGAAGAGTTCGCCGAGCTGGCCGCCCACATCGTGCGCAACGACCACCTCAACGGCGAAGTGATCCGTCTCGACGGCGCACTGCGCATGGCCCCCCGCTAG
- a CDS encoding amidohydrolase family protein gives MNLQDLIAIDTHTHLEVSCRNPFDNYGEEFDRAADKYFRSTRRPTMDETIAYYREKRIGFVNFTVDAETQMGRRRIPNEEIAEAAQKNSDIMIAYGSIDPHKGKFGAREARKLIEEYGVKGFKFHPTVQGFEPQDRMAWPIYEVINEYKLPAVFHSGHSGIGSGMRCGGGLRLQNSNPMLLEDVAIAFPDMQIIVAHPSWPWQDEAISLAMHKPNIWIDLSGWSPKYFPPQLVQYANTLLKDRILFGSDFPLITPERWLKDFDEAGFRDDVKPLILKQNAARLLGLGV, from the coding sequence ATGAACCTGCAGGACCTGATCGCGATCGACACGCACACGCACCTCGAGGTGTCGTGCCGCAACCCGTTCGACAACTACGGCGAGGAGTTCGACCGCGCGGCCGACAAGTACTTCCGCTCGACGCGCCGGCCGACGATGGACGAGACGATCGCGTACTACCGCGAGAAGCGCATCGGCTTCGTCAACTTCACCGTCGACGCCGAGACGCAGATGGGCCGGCGCCGCATCCCGAACGAGGAGATCGCCGAGGCGGCGCAGAAGAACAGCGACATCATGATTGCCTACGGCAGCATCGATCCGCACAAGGGAAAGTTCGGCGCGCGCGAGGCGCGCAAGCTGATCGAGGAGTACGGCGTCAAGGGCTTCAAGTTCCATCCGACCGTGCAAGGCTTCGAGCCGCAGGACCGCATGGCCTGGCCGATCTACGAGGTGATCAACGAGTACAAGCTGCCGGCCGTCTTCCACAGCGGCCATTCGGGCATCGGCAGCGGCATGCGCTGCGGCGGCGGGCTTCGGCTGCAGAACTCGAACCCGATGCTGCTGGAAGACGTGGCGATCGCCTTCCCCGACATGCAGATCATCGTCGCGCACCCGTCGTGGCCGTGGCAGGACGAGGCCATCTCGCTGGCGATGCACAAGCCGAACATCTGGATCGACCTGTCGGGCTGGAGCCCCAAGTACTTTCCGCCCCAGCTGGTGCAGTACGCCAACACGCTGCTGAAGGACCGCATCCTGTTCGGCAGCGACTTTCCGCTCATCACGCCGGAGCGCTGGCTGAAGGACTTCGACGAGGCGGGGTTCCGCGACGATGTGAAGCCGTTGATCCTGAAGCAGAACGCGGCGAGGTTGTTGGGGTTGGGGGTGTAG
- a CDS encoding crotonase/enoyl-CoA hydratase family protein, translating to MPSTPTPPAGVLAALDLLRIETEGPVSHIRLNRPAKRNALSDELIAQLHTAFVNLPQDTRAVVLSGEGEHFCAGLDLSELGDRSVHGGIEHSRSWHAAFEQVQFGRVPVIAVLHGAVVGGGLELASAAHVRIAERSTFYGLPEGQRGLFVGGGGSARVPRLIGVARMADMMLTGRVLNADEGQQVGLSTYLVEPGEGLAKGIELAHKIARNAELSNFAVMHALPRIAAMAQSEGLFVESLMAAIAQGDDSAKDRMRAFLEGRAGKVGQ from the coding sequence ATGCCATCGACCCCGACGCCCCCCGCCGGCGTGCTTGCCGCCCTGGACCTTCTGCGCATCGAGACCGAGGGACCGGTCAGCCACATCCGGCTGAACCGGCCGGCCAAGCGCAACGCCTTGAGCGACGAGCTGATCGCCCAGCTCCACACAGCCTTCGTGAACCTGCCGCAGGACACCCGGGCGGTGGTGCTGAGCGGCGAAGGCGAGCACTTCTGTGCCGGACTCGACCTGTCCGAGCTGGGCGATCGCAGCGTGCACGGCGGTATCGAGCATTCGCGCAGCTGGCATGCCGCGTTCGAGCAGGTGCAATTCGGCCGCGTGCCGGTGATCGCGGTGCTGCATGGCGCGGTGGTGGGCGGCGGTCTCGAGCTGGCCAGCGCCGCGCATGTCCGCATCGCCGAGCGCAGCACCTTCTACGGCCTGCCGGAAGGCCAGCGAGGACTGTTCGTCGGCGGCGGCGGCTCTGCGCGCGTGCCGCGCCTCATCGGCGTCGCGCGCATGGCCGACATGATGCTCACCGGCCGCGTGCTGAACGCCGACGAAGGCCAGCAGGTCGGCCTGTCGACCTACCTGGTCGAGCCGGGCGAAGGTCTCGCCAAGGGCATCGAGCTGGCGCACAAGATCGCCCGCAACGCCGAGCTGTCCAACTTCGCGGTGATGCACGCGTTGCCACGCATCGCGGCGATGGCGCAATCGGAAGGCCTGTTCGTCGAATCGCTGATGGCCGCGATCGCGCAGGGCGACGACTCGGCCAAGGACCGCATGCGCGCCTTCCTCGAAGGGCGCGCCGGCAAGGTGGGCCAGTGA
- a CDS encoding feruloyl-CoA synthase has protein sequence MARYRDIHVGGCLAASVERRADGAMVLRSTEALQPFPDRLTDRLEHWAREAPERIFVAKREHGGPWRTISYAQMVERAKAVGQALAQRDLSPDRPIVILSDNDLEHLTLALGAMWAGVPYTPVSPAYSLLSQDHGKLRHIVGTLTPGLLFASGPAYAKAIAAVATPQTEVVLAEGELDGRAVTRFDDLLATRPGVQGDTAHARVGPDTIVKFLFTSGSTKQPKGVVNTHRMMCANLQMIRQAFAFLQDEPPVLVDWLPWNHTFGGNHNVGITLYNGGTLYIDEGKPTAGGIAQTLRNLREISPTIYFNVPKGFEEIADAMDHDDTLRESLFRRVKAFMFSGAGLSQAVWDKLDAHAERTIGERVRMLTGLGMTETAPSCTFALGTDVRSGHIGLPCPGVEVKLVPVEDKTEIRFRGPNVMPGYWRAPEQTAEAFDEEGYYRTGDAVKLVDEGDPQRGLLFDGRIAEDFKLSTGTFVSVGPLRARIILDGAPCVQDVVVTGLNRDDIGILVFPRLDECRKLAGLAADAPAAEALRHPLVRDFFQQLVDRQWRAGTGSANRVARAHVLAEPPQIDKGEITDKGSINQRAVLAQRAALVDALYTGGSDVIVPKAT, from the coding sequence ATGGCGCGCTACCGCGACATCCACGTCGGCGGCTGCCTCGCCGCCAGCGTCGAGCGACGCGCGGACGGCGCCATGGTGCTGCGCTCGACCGAAGCGCTGCAGCCCTTCCCCGATCGGCTCACCGACCGCCTCGAGCACTGGGCGCGCGAAGCACCCGAGAGAATCTTCGTCGCCAAGCGCGAGCACGGCGGCCCGTGGCGCACGATCAGCTATGCCCAGATGGTCGAGCGCGCCAAGGCCGTCGGCCAGGCGCTCGCGCAGCGCGATCTCTCGCCCGACCGGCCCATCGTCATCCTGTCCGACAACGACCTCGAGCACCTCACGCTGGCGCTCGGCGCGATGTGGGCGGGGGTGCCGTACACGCCGGTCTCGCCGGCCTATTCGCTGCTCTCGCAGGATCACGGCAAGCTGCGCCACATCGTCGGCACGCTGACCCCGGGGCTGCTGTTCGCGTCGGGTCCGGCCTACGCCAAGGCGATCGCCGCGGTGGCCACGCCGCAGACGGAAGTCGTGCTGGCCGAAGGCGAGCTCGACGGCCGCGCGGTGACGCGCTTCGATGACCTGCTGGCCACCCGGCCCGGCGTCCAGGGCGACACAGCGCATGCGCGCGTCGGCCCCGACACCATCGTCAAGTTCCTCTTCACCTCGGGCTCGACCAAGCAGCCCAAGGGCGTCGTCAACACGCACCGCATGATGTGCGCCAACCTGCAGATGATCCGGCAGGCATTCGCCTTCCTGCAGGACGAGCCGCCGGTGCTGGTCGACTGGCTGCCGTGGAACCACACCTTCGGCGGCAACCACAACGTCGGCATCACGCTCTACAACGGCGGCACGCTGTACATCGACGAAGGAAAGCCCACCGCGGGCGGCATCGCGCAGACGCTGCGCAACCTGCGCGAGATCTCGCCGACGATCTACTTCAACGTGCCCAAGGGCTTCGAGGAGATCGCCGACGCGATGGACCACGACGACACGCTGCGCGAGTCGCTGTTTCGCCGCGTCAAGGCCTTCATGTTCTCCGGCGCCGGCCTGTCGCAGGCGGTGTGGGACAAGCTCGATGCGCATGCCGAGCGCACCATCGGCGAGCGGGTGCGCATGCTGACCGGGCTGGGCATGACCGAGACGGCGCCCTCGTGCACCTTCGCGCTCGGCACCGACGTGCGCTCGGGCCACATCGGCCTGCCGTGCCCCGGCGTCGAGGTGAAGCTGGTGCCGGTCGAAGACAAGACCGAGATCCGCTTTCGCGGACCCAACGTGATGCCCGGCTACTGGCGCGCTCCCGAGCAGACGGCCGAGGCCTTCGACGAGGAGGGCTACTACCGCACCGGCGATGCGGTGAAGCTCGTCGACGAAGGCGACCCGCAGCGCGGCCTCCTGTTCGACGGCCGCATCGCCGAGGACTTCAAGCTGTCCACCGGCACCTTCGTCAGCGTCGGTCCGCTGCGCGCGCGCATCATCCTCGACGGCGCGCCCTGCGTGCAGGACGTCGTCGTCACCGGCCTCAACCGCGACGACATCGGAATCCTGGTGTTCCCGCGGCTCGACGAATGCCGCAAGCTGGCCGGGCTCGCCGCGGACGCGCCGGCCGCCGAGGCGCTGCGGCACCCGCTCGTGCGCGACTTCTTCCAGCAGCTGGTCGACCGCCAATGGCGCGCCGGCACCGGCAGCGCCAACCGCGTCGCGCGCGCGCATGTGCTGGCCGAGCCGCCGCAGATCGACAAGGGCGAGATCACCGACAAGGGCTCCATCAACCAGCGTGCGGTGCTGGCGCAGCGTGCTGCGCTGGTCGACGCGCTCTATACAGGCGGCAGCGACGTGATCGTGCCGAAAGCGACATGA